From the genome of Amycolatopsis sp. NBC_01488, one region includes:
- a CDS encoding putative immunity protein — protein sequence MELTQDELRALTGWAADCASRALPLYESRVPGDPRPASAVSAAREFASGAPRTQALRTAAWAALAAAGSAPDPIASAAARAAVAAAGAAYLHPLESPHQVKHIVGPAQQAAWACELAGGDAEAEIRWALDHAPPTVPDILRRSPPGKPAKSRLGELHRHLETALRRHQA from the coding sequence ATGGAGCTGACTCAGGACGAGTTAAGGGCATTGACGGGTTGGGCGGCCGACTGCGCTTCGCGGGCACTGCCGTTGTACGAGTCCCGGGTCCCCGGCGATCCTCGTCCGGCCTCGGCCGTCTCGGCGGCGCGGGAGTTCGCTTCGGGCGCTCCGCGCACTCAGGCATTGCGCACGGCGGCTTGGGCGGCTCTCGCGGCAGCCGGCTCGGCCCCCGACCCGATCGCCTCCGCCGCCGCCCGCGCGGCGGTCGCCGCCGCCGGGGCGGCTTACCTGCACCCGCTGGAGTCGCCGCACCAGGTGAAGCACATCGTCGGCCCCGCGCAGCAGGCAGCTTGGGCATGCGAACTCGCCGGCGGCGACGCGGAAGCCGAGATCCGCTGGGCACTCGACCACGCACCACCCACGGTGCCCGACATCCTCCGCCGCTCCCCACCGGGCAAACCCGCCAAATCCCGCCTCGGCGAGCTGCACCGCCACCTGGAAACGGCCCTCCGCAGGCATCAAGCGTGA
- a CDS encoding NAD(P)/FAD-dependent oxidoreductase, whose product MKRIAVVGASLAGVRAAQELRAQGYDGGIVLIGDEQHVPYDRPPLSKAFLAGTASRESLELLDAGDLASLALDFRLGVRATALEPAARRVLLSDGGSVHADGVVIATGGRARTLPGFERAHTLRTVDDALSLRAALVPGARVAIVGAGFIGAEVASTCRSLGLDVVVLEALPLPLAPVLGPELAAVCARLHAEHGTDLRCGVSVAGMDAAGVRLADGSLVPADVVVTGVGMTPATDWLAGSGLTVGNGVCVDAGLVTELPQVVAVGDVARYHADGVGRRHEHWTNASEQAPVAVANLLAGRTSRTYTPSGYVWSDQYSGRLQLAGHPRPGDALSFVDGDPSSSSFVAVWERDGSTVGVFALNNAKLFNRLRRPLRLPAAV is encoded by the coding sequence GTGAAGCGGATCGCGGTCGTCGGCGCGTCGCTCGCCGGGGTCCGCGCCGCGCAGGAGCTGCGCGCGCAGGGCTACGACGGCGGGATCGTGCTGATCGGCGACGAGCAGCACGTGCCCTACGACCGGCCGCCGCTGTCCAAGGCGTTCCTCGCCGGGACGGCGTCGCGCGAGTCGCTGGAGCTGCTCGACGCGGGCGACCTCGCGTCGCTGGCCTTGGACTTCCGGCTCGGCGTGCGGGCCACGGCCCTGGAGCCCGCGGCGCGCCGGGTGCTGCTGTCGGACGGCGGGTCGGTTCACGCGGACGGCGTCGTCATCGCGACCGGCGGCCGGGCGCGCACGTTGCCGGGCTTCGAACGCGCCCACACGCTGCGGACGGTCGACGACGCTCTCTCCTTGCGCGCGGCTTTGGTGCCCGGGGCGCGGGTGGCGATCGTCGGCGCCGGGTTCATCGGGGCCGAGGTGGCCTCGACGTGCCGTTCGCTGGGTCTCGACGTGGTCGTCCTGGAGGCTTTGCCCTTGCCGCTGGCACCGGTGCTCGGGCCCGAGCTGGCCGCGGTGTGCGCCCGGTTGCACGCCGAGCACGGCACGGACCTGCGGTGCGGAGTGTCGGTGGCCGGCATGGACGCGGCCGGCGTCCGCCTGGCCGACGGTTCGCTGGTACCGGCCGATGTGGTCGTGACGGGCGTCGGGATGACCCCGGCGACGGACTGGCTGGCCGGGTCCGGGTTGACGGTCGGCAATGGGGTCTGCGTCGACGCGGGCCTGGTCACGGAACTGCCTCAGGTGGTCGCCGTGGGCGATGTGGCGCGGTACCACGCGGACGGCGTCGGACGGCGGCACGAGCACTGGACGAACGCATCGGAGCAGGCGCCGGTCGCGGTGGCCAACCTGCTGGCCGGGCGGACTTCGCGCACGTACACGCCCAGCGGGTACGTCTGGTCGGACCAGTATTCGGGGCGGCTGCAGCTGGCCGGGCACCCGCGCCCGGGCGACGCGCTTTCGTTCGTCGACGGCGATCCGTCGTCCTCGTCGTTCGTGGCCGTCTGGGAGCGCGACGGTTCCACCGTCGGCGTGTTCGCGTTGAACAACGCGAAGCTGTTCAACCGCCTGCGACGGCCGCTTCGCCTTCCAGCGGCCGTCTGA
- a CDS encoding bifunctional 3-phenylpropionate/cinnamic acid dioxygenase ferredoxin subunit, which yields MIRACTVDELPPGESVRIPGSPAVAVFRTEDGELYAIDDTCTHQDASLADGWLEGCFVECPLHAALFDLRTGMPSCLPAKDPVRTYAVVVDEGVIYVEGTAREDAA from the coding sequence ATGATTCGCGCGTGCACGGTGGACGAGCTGCCCCCGGGTGAGTCCGTCCGGATCCCGGGGTCACCCGCCGTCGCGGTGTTCCGCACCGAGGACGGGGAGCTGTACGCCATCGACGACACGTGCACCCACCAGGACGCCTCCCTGGCCGACGGCTGGCTCGAGGGCTGTTTCGTCGAGTGCCCGCTGCACGCGGCGCTGTTCGACCTGCGCACGGGCATGCCGAGCTGCCTGCCGGCGAAGGACCCGGTGCGCACGTACGCGGTGGTCGTCGACGAGGGGGTCATCTACGTGGAAGGCACCGCTCGCGAGGACGCCGCGTGA
- the betA gene encoding choline dehydrogenase: MSSYDFIIVGGGSAGCALANRLSADPSNNVLVLEAGRSDYKWDVFIHMPAALTFPIGSKFYDWGYRSEPEPHMNRRRIYHARGKVLGGSSSINGMIFQRGNPMDYERWAADAGMSTWDYAHCLPYFQRMENCLADAPDGQWRGHDGPLELERGPASNPLFQAFFDAAEQAGYPRTDDVNGYRQEGFAAFDRNVRKGRRLSAAGAYLHPVENRANLTVKTHAFVSQILFDGTRAVGVEYAQGRGVPGEVYGKEIILCGGAINSPQLLQLSGVGNAAELEKLGIDVVKDLPGVGENLQDHLEVYIQYACKQPVSMQPSLAKWKRPYIGAQWLFLRSGPAATNHFEGGGFVRSNDEVKYPNLMFHFLPVAIRYDGSAPTEGHGYQVHVGPMYADTRGTVKITSTDPRQHPALKFNYLSTENDRREWVEAVRVARKILNQSALEPYNGGEISPGPSVDTDEEILDWVAKDAETALHPSCTAKMGVDEQSVVDPQTMRVHGTEGLRVVDASVMPYIPNGNIYAPVMMTAEKAADLILGNTPLAPIKTPFYRHGEN; encoded by the coding sequence ATGAGTTCCTACGACTTCATCATCGTCGGCGGTGGCTCGGCGGGCTGCGCGCTGGCGAACCGGCTTTCCGCGGACCCGTCCAACAACGTCCTGGTCCTGGAAGCCGGGCGGTCCGACTACAAGTGGGACGTCTTCATCCACATGCCGGCCGCGCTGACCTTCCCGATCGGGTCGAAGTTCTACGACTGGGGCTACCGCAGCGAGCCCGAGCCGCACATGAACCGGCGCCGCATCTACCACGCGCGCGGCAAGGTGCTCGGCGGGTCGTCCAGCATCAACGGGATGATCTTCCAGCGCGGCAACCCGATGGACTACGAGCGCTGGGCGGCCGACGCCGGAATGTCCACTTGGGACTACGCGCACTGCCTGCCGTACTTCCAGCGCATGGAGAACTGCCTGGCCGATGCACCGGACGGCCAGTGGCGCGGCCACGACGGACCGCTCGAACTCGAACGCGGCCCGGCGTCGAACCCGTTGTTCCAGGCCTTCTTCGACGCCGCCGAGCAAGCGGGTTACCCGCGCACCGACGACGTCAACGGCTACCGGCAGGAAGGCTTCGCCGCCTTCGACCGCAACGTCCGGAAAGGACGGAGGCTGTCCGCGGCGGGCGCGTACCTCCACCCGGTGGAGAACCGCGCCAACCTCACGGTGAAGACGCACGCGTTCGTGTCGCAGATCCTCTTCGACGGCACGCGCGCGGTCGGCGTCGAGTACGCGCAGGGCCGCGGCGTGCCGGGTGAGGTGTACGGCAAGGAGATCATCCTCTGCGGCGGCGCGATCAACAGCCCGCAGCTGCTGCAGCTCTCCGGCGTCGGCAACGCGGCGGAGCTGGAGAAGCTCGGCATCGACGTCGTCAAGGACCTGCCGGGGGTCGGCGAGAACCTGCAGGACCACCTGGAGGTGTACATCCAGTACGCCTGCAAGCAGCCGGTGTCGATGCAGCCGTCGCTGGCGAAGTGGAAGCGGCCCTACATCGGCGCGCAGTGGCTGTTCCTGCGCTCCGGGCCGGCCGCCACCAACCACTTCGAGGGCGGCGGGTTCGTCCGGTCCAACGACGAGGTGAAGTACCCGAACCTGATGTTCCACTTCCTGCCGGTGGCGATCCGCTACGACGGTTCGGCGCCCACGGAAGGCCACGGCTACCAGGTGCACGTCGGCCCGATGTACGCCGACACCCGCGGCACGGTGAAGATCACCTCGACCGATCCGCGGCAGCACCCCGCGCTCAAGTTCAACTACCTGTCCACGGAGAACGACCGTCGCGAATGGGTCGAGGCCGTGCGGGTGGCGCGGAAGATCCTCAACCAGTCCGCGCTCGAGCCGTACAACGGCGGGGAGATCTCGCCGGGACCGTCGGTCGACACGGACGAGGAGATCCTCGACTGGGTGGCCAAGGACGCCGAGACCGCGCTGCACCCGTCGTGCACGGCCAAGATGGGCGTGGACGAGCAGTCCGTCGTCGACCCGCAGACCATGCGGGTGCACGGCACCGAGGGCCTGCGCGTCGTCGACGCGTCGGTCATGCCCTACATCCCCAACGGCAACATCTACGCGCCGGTGATGATGACCGCCGAGAAGGCGGCCGACCTCATTCTCGGCAACACGCCGCTGGCCCCGATCAAGACGCCGTTCTACCGGCACGGGGAGAACTAG
- a CDS encoding amino acid permease translates to MTTQEKPAGGGPAPDDSSELEKFGYRQELERSLGSFSSFAAGFSYISILTGVFQLFFFGFGSGGPAFIWTWPLVFVGQAAVALCFAELAGQFPLAGSVYQWAKQIAKPATSWLAGWIMIIGAIVTAAAVAVAYQIILPQVSTAFQIVGSDADAGLTSTPGGAQNAIILAVILVVFATIVNIIGVKLMAKINNFGVAVELGASVLLVIALAIHIKRGPGLVFDTAGTGEGHSFGYLGAFLVASLMSAYVFYGFDTAGSLAEETTQPRRHAPRAILRAITAAFIVGGLIMLFGMMAVGDLSAKELSTSGMPYLLKSTLGEGLGDAFLICSAIAITVCCLAVQTAAIRMTWAMARDGRLPFSGAMAKVSPRSKVPVLPALLTGGLTVVVLLINLGNQRAFFILTSTAIILFYIPYLMVTGPMLVRRLRGGWPRPEHGPYFKLGRWGTLVNLVAVLYGAAMTVNLIWPRPEVYGDDHWYFQWGAVIVTGLIVIVGAIMLYVRRHTWGSSHTSPEHMPDNAPDTLPG, encoded by the coding sequence ATGACCACCCAGGAAAAGCCGGCGGGCGGGGGGCCTGCTCCGGACGACTCTTCCGAACTGGAAAAGTTCGGCTACCGCCAGGAGCTCGAGCGCTCGCTCGGGTCGTTCTCCAGCTTCGCCGCCGGGTTCAGCTACATCTCCATCCTGACCGGCGTGTTCCAGCTGTTCTTCTTCGGCTTCGGCTCGGGCGGGCCGGCGTTCATCTGGACCTGGCCACTGGTCTTCGTCGGCCAGGCGGCGGTCGCCCTGTGCTTCGCCGAGCTGGCCGGCCAGTTCCCGCTCGCCGGGTCCGTTTACCAGTGGGCCAAGCAGATCGCGAAGCCCGCGACGTCGTGGCTGGCGGGCTGGATCATGATCATCGGCGCGATCGTGACGGCGGCGGCCGTCGCGGTGGCCTACCAGATCATCCTGCCGCAGGTCTCGACCGCGTTCCAGATCGTCGGCAGCGACGCCGACGCCGGCCTGACGTCGACGCCGGGCGGCGCGCAGAACGCCATCATCCTGGCCGTGATCCTCGTCGTGTTCGCGACGATCGTGAACATCATCGGCGTCAAGCTGATGGCCAAGATCAACAACTTCGGCGTCGCGGTGGAGCTGGGCGCGAGCGTCCTGCTCGTGATCGCGCTGGCGATCCACATCAAGCGCGGCCCCGGCCTGGTCTTCGACACCGCGGGCACCGGCGAGGGTCACTCGTTCGGGTACCTCGGCGCGTTCCTCGTGGCGTCCCTCATGAGCGCGTACGTCTTCTACGGCTTCGACACCGCGGGTTCGCTCGCCGAAGAGACGACGCAGCCGCGGCGGCACGCGCCCCGCGCGATCCTCCGGGCGATCACCGCGGCGTTCATCGTCGGCGGCCTGATCATGCTGTTCGGCATGATGGCCGTCGGCGACCTGAGCGCCAAGGAGCTGAGCACGTCCGGCATGCCGTACCTGCTGAAGAGCACCCTCGGCGAAGGCCTCGGCGACGCTTTCCTGATCTGCTCGGCGATCGCGATCACCGTCTGCTGCCTCGCCGTGCAGACCGCGGCCATCCGGATGACGTGGGCGATGGCCCGCGACGGCCGCCTCCCGTTCAGCGGCGCGATGGCGAAGGTGTCGCCGCGATCCAAGGTGCCGGTGCTGCCCGCGCTGCTCACCGGCGGCCTCACCGTCGTGGTGCTGCTGATCAACCTGGGCAACCAGCGGGCGTTCTTCATCCTGACCTCGACCGCGATCATCCTGTTCTACATCCCCTACCTGATGGTCACCGGCCCGATGCTCGTCCGGCGCCTGCGTGGCGGCTGGCCGCGCCCGGAGCACGGCCCGTACTTCAAGCTGGGCCGCTGGGGCACGCTGGTGAACCTGGTCGCGGTGCTCTACGGCGCCGCGATGACGGTCAACCTGATCTGGCCGCGGCCCGAGGTCTACGGCGACGACCACTGGTACTTCCAGTGGGGCGCGGTGATCGTCACCGGGCTGATCGTGATCGTCGGTGCGATCATGCTGTACGTCCGGCGCCACACCTGGGGTTCGTCGCACACGAGCCCCGAGCACATGCCCGACAACGCCCCGGACACTCTGCCCGGCTGA
- a CDS encoding aldehyde dehydrogenase family protein — protein sequence MKDLHIDGIWADASAGTHSDVLNPATGEVIETVAEAGREEVDAAVRAARRAFDDGPWRRTTAGERGRLLRKTADLLVRDREELARTESLDTGKTLGEGRIDIDDVTNVFRYYADLADKDAGRLVDAGSATVVSRIVHEPVGVCALIAPWNYPLLQMSWKVAPALAAGNTIVLKPSEVTPLTTIKLVALLEEAGAPHGVVNLLLGPGHVGAAMVEHPGVDLVSFTGGYATGEKIMTAAAKGVRRVALELGGKNPNVVFADADYDTALDYALMAAFVHSGQVCSAGARLIVQDEIHDRFVADLAARADRIRVGDGLDPETETGPLVSAQHRAKVEGYIQGALEAGATLRAGGKRPEGPAYESGFFLRPTVFSGCTRDMAIVREEVFGPVVTVERFTEEGDAIALANDTEYGLAGAVWTSDASRAQRVAGALRHGTVWINDYHPYLPQAEWGGFGRSGIGRELGPSGLAEYQESKHVYQNIDPVPQHWFKG from the coding sequence ATGAAGGACCTCCACATCGACGGCATCTGGGCGGACGCGTCCGCCGGAACCCACTCCGACGTGCTGAACCCCGCCACCGGCGAAGTCATCGAGACCGTCGCCGAAGCGGGCCGCGAGGAGGTCGACGCCGCCGTCAGAGCCGCGAGAAGGGCCTTCGACGACGGCCCGTGGCGCCGCACCACCGCCGGCGAGCGCGGTCGGCTCCTGCGGAAGACGGCCGACCTCCTGGTCCGCGACCGCGAGGAACTGGCCCGCACCGAGAGCCTCGACACCGGCAAGACGCTGGGCGAAGGCCGCATCGACATCGACGACGTGACGAACGTCTTCCGCTACTACGCCGACCTGGCCGACAAGGACGCCGGACGCCTGGTCGACGCGGGCAGCGCGACCGTCGTCAGCCGGATCGTGCACGAGCCGGTCGGCGTCTGCGCGCTCATCGCGCCGTGGAACTACCCGTTGCTCCAGATGTCCTGGAAGGTCGCGCCCGCGCTGGCCGCGGGCAACACGATCGTGCTCAAGCCCAGCGAGGTCACGCCGCTCACGACGATCAAGCTGGTCGCACTCCTCGAGGAGGCCGGCGCGCCGCACGGCGTCGTCAACCTGCTGCTCGGGCCGGGCCACGTCGGCGCCGCGATGGTCGAACACCCGGGCGTCGACCTGGTCTCCTTCACCGGCGGCTACGCGACCGGCGAGAAGATCATGACCGCCGCCGCGAAGGGCGTCCGCCGCGTCGCGCTGGAACTGGGCGGCAAGAACCCGAACGTGGTCTTCGCCGACGCCGACTACGACACCGCGCTCGACTACGCGCTGATGGCCGCGTTCGTCCATTCGGGACAGGTCTGCTCAGCGGGCGCTCGCTTGATCGTCCAGGATGAGATCCATGACCGGTTCGTCGCGGACCTCGCCGCGCGCGCCGACCGGATCCGGGTCGGCGACGGCCTCGATCCCGAGACCGAGACGGGCCCGCTCGTCTCGGCGCAGCACCGCGCCAAGGTCGAGGGCTACATCCAGGGCGCACTCGAAGCGGGCGCCACGCTCCGGGCGGGCGGCAAGCGGCCCGAAGGACCGGCGTACGAAAGCGGTTTCTTCCTGCGGCCGACCGTGTTCTCCGGCTGCACCAGGGACATGGCGATCGTCCGGGAAGAGGTCTTCGGCCCGGTCGTCACCGTGGAACGCTTCACCGAAGAGGGGGACGCGATCGCGCTGGCCAACGACACCGAGTACGGGCTCGCCGGAGCCGTGTGGACGTCGGACGCGTCCCGCGCCCAGCGCGTCGCCGGGGCCCTGCGTCACGGCACCGTGTGGATCAACGACTACCACCCCTACCTGCCGCAGGCGGAGTGGGGCGGGTTCGGCCGATCCGGCATCGGCCGCGAGCTCGGACCGTCCGGGCTCGCGGAGTACCAGGAGAGCAAGCACGTCTACCAGAACATCGATCCCGTTCCGCAGCACTGGTTCAAAGGCTGA
- a CDS encoding TetR/AcrR family transcriptional regulator has protein sequence MAKSEPGATRRRGPNDPERRARIAKAAIEVVAQRGIDGVTHRSVAAAAGVPLGSTTYHFATLDDLLEVALHGAAEKNVHALKEWESALPPDADFAAALADLVMGYINEQYRDTVVEYDLYVAALHRPALRKASAAWDEALIAFFGSRTDPLTGRLLAGLFCGLLMQAALADPRPTRDEIETLFRRAIHGPANP, from the coding sequence ATGGCGAAGAGCGAACCCGGCGCGACGCGGCGCCGCGGTCCGAACGACCCCGAGCGGCGCGCGCGGATCGCCAAGGCGGCGATCGAGGTCGTCGCGCAGCGGGGAATCGACGGGGTCACGCACCGGTCGGTGGCGGCGGCGGCGGGTGTCCCGCTCGGCTCGACGACCTACCACTTCGCGACCCTGGACGACCTGCTCGAAGTGGCGTTGCACGGGGCGGCCGAGAAGAACGTCCACGCGCTGAAGGAGTGGGAGTCGGCGCTCCCGCCGGACGCCGACTTCGCCGCGGCGCTCGCCGACCTGGTCATGGGCTACATCAACGAGCAGTACCGCGACACGGTCGTCGAGTACGACCTGTACGTCGCGGCCCTGCACCGGCCGGCGCTCCGCAAGGCGAGCGCGGCGTGGGACGAAGCGCTCATCGCGTTCTTCGGCTCCCGCACCGACCCGCTCACCGGCCGTCTCCTCGCGGGGTTGTTCTGCGGCCTGCTGATGCAGGCGGCCCTGGCCGACCCCCGCCCGACCCGCGACGAGATCGAAACCCTCTTCCGCCGCGCCATCCACGGCCCCGCCAACCCGTAA
- a CDS encoding aromatic ring-hydroxylating oxygenase subunit alpha, with translation MTTTDLPPSLLATLPGSSYTDPAVFALEQAKIFEAGWFCAVRSADLAGPGAFETVQIGKESVLVSRGRDGKLNAFLNVCRHRGARLCTAESGTVKRAFQCPYHAWTYGLDGKLVAAPNLTGMPDVDRTEFGLTKLHLREWLGYAWVCLADEPPSFEETVVGAVTERLGSAEVIDAYGIDGLALGKRIEYDVKANWKQIIENFMECYHCATIHPELTEVLPEFADGYAAQYYVGHGAEFGGEVKGFTIDGSEGVDRLPGVTEAQDRKYYAITIKPQVFVNLVPDHVIFHRMFPLAPDRTLVRCDWLYLPDVVESGKDLSRSVELFHRVNLQDFEACERCQLAMDSRSYAHGGVLVPSEHHIGAFHDWVRARLAG, from the coding sequence GTGACCACTACCGATCTGCCGCCGAGCCTGCTGGCCACGCTGCCGGGCTCGTCCTACACCGATCCGGCGGTCTTCGCGCTGGAGCAGGCGAAGATCTTCGAGGCCGGCTGGTTCTGCGCCGTGCGCAGCGCCGACCTCGCCGGGCCTGGGGCGTTCGAGACCGTCCAGATCGGCAAGGAGAGCGTCCTCGTCTCGCGGGGGCGGGACGGGAAGCTGAACGCGTTCCTCAACGTCTGCCGCCACCGCGGCGCCCGGCTGTGCACGGCCGAATCCGGCACCGTGAAGCGGGCTTTCCAGTGCCCGTACCACGCCTGGACGTACGGCCTCGACGGCAAGCTCGTCGCCGCGCCCAACCTCACCGGCATGCCGGACGTCGACCGCACCGAGTTCGGCCTCACCAAGCTCCACCTGCGCGAGTGGCTCGGCTACGCCTGGGTCTGCCTGGCCGACGAGCCGCCGTCGTTCGAGGAGACCGTCGTCGGCGCCGTCACCGAACGGCTCGGGAGTGCCGAAGTGATCGACGCCTACGGCATCGACGGCCTCGCGCTGGGCAAGCGCATCGAATACGACGTGAAGGCGAACTGGAAGCAGATCATCGAGAACTTCATGGAGTGCTACCACTGCGCGACGATCCACCCGGAGCTGACCGAGGTCCTCCCGGAGTTCGCCGACGGGTACGCCGCGCAGTACTACGTCGGCCACGGCGCCGAGTTCGGCGGCGAGGTCAAGGGCTTCACCATCGACGGCTCCGAGGGAGTCGACCGCCTGCCTGGTGTCACCGAGGCGCAGGATCGCAAGTACTACGCCATCACCATCAAGCCGCAGGTCTTCGTCAACCTCGTGCCGGACCACGTGATCTTCCACCGGATGTTCCCGCTGGCCCCGGACCGGACGCTGGTGCGCTGCGACTGGCTCTACCTGCCCGACGTCGTCGAGTCCGGTAAGGACCTCTCCCGGTCGGTCGAGCTGTTCCACCGCGTCAACCTGCAGGACTTCGAGGCCTGCGAACGCTGCCAGCTCGCCATGGACTCGCGCTCGTACGCCCACGGCGGCGTGCTCGTGCCCAGCGAGCACCACATCGGCGCGTTCCACGACTGGGTCCGCGCCCGGCTGGCCGGCTAA
- a CDS encoding GntR family transcriptional regulator encodes MHPQVNPPSLAEQAYRFIRDQLVMLDIRPGDPINEEWLGSTLGMGRTPIREALKRLESERLVVAYPRRGTFATDVNISDLAHISEVRRTLEPMATAAAADRATAADRATLAELRAQLDAGVPAGDNAELLRTDLALHRAIYRCVHNPFLEDTLIRYDNLATRIWCVFVPRLSGMAGHVDEHVPLLTAIIEGDAEKAAALTLEHVTGFEAAIRALI; translated from the coding sequence GTGCATCCCCAGGTCAATCCCCCATCGCTGGCGGAACAGGCGTACCGCTTCATCCGCGACCAGCTCGTCATGCTCGACATCCGCCCCGGCGACCCCATCAACGAGGAGTGGCTCGGCAGCACGCTCGGCATGGGCCGCACGCCGATCCGCGAAGCGCTGAAGCGCCTCGAGTCCGAGCGGCTGGTCGTCGCCTACCCGCGACGCGGGACGTTCGCCACCGACGTCAACATCTCCGACCTCGCGCACATCTCCGAGGTGCGGCGCACGCTGGAGCCGATGGCCACGGCCGCCGCGGCCGACCGCGCGACCGCGGCCGACCGGGCCACCCTGGCCGAGCTGCGCGCGCAGCTCGACGCGGGCGTCCCGGCCGGCGACAACGCCGAGCTGCTGCGCACCGACCTCGCCCTGCACCGGGCGATCTACCGGTGCGTGCACAACCCGTTCCTCGAGGACACGCTGATCCGGTACGACAACCTCGCGACCCGGATCTGGTGCGTGTTCGTGCCCCGGTTGTCCGGGATGGCCGGCCACGTCGACGAGCACGTCCCGCTCCTCACCGCGATCATCGAGGGCGACGCCGAGAAGGCGGCCGCGCTCACGTTGGAGCACGTCACCGGCTTCGAGGCCGCCATCCGGGCGTTGATTTAG
- the glyA gene encoding serine hydroxymethyltransferase, producing the protein MTATIEPVLNRSLADYDPAVAEAIGAELRRQQSTLEMIASENFAPVSVLQAQGSVLTNKYAEGYPGRRYYGGCEHVDVLEQLAIDRVKALFGAGFANVQPHSGAQANAAAMAALIKPGDKILGLSLAHGGHLTHGMRINFSGLLYDVAAYEVSEKDYRVDMAEVERLAKEHRPKLIIAGWSAYPRQLDFARFREIADEVGAYLMVDMAHFAGLVAAGLHPSPVPHAHVTTTTTHKTLGGPRGGVVLTDDPALAKKVNSAVFPGQQGGPLEHVIAAKAVAFKMAAEPEFVERQQHTLRGAKLLAERLLVEEDISVLTGGTDVHLVLADLRDSQLDGKQAEDRLHEVGITVNRNAVPFDPRPPMVTSGLRIGTPALATRGFGDAEFREAADVIAEALKPGFDVEKLRARVTALAEAFPLYPKEGA; encoded by the coding sequence ATGACCGCGACGATCGAACCAGTGCTCAACCGCTCCCTGGCCGACTACGACCCCGCGGTGGCCGAGGCGATCGGCGCCGAGCTGCGTCGGCAGCAGTCGACGCTGGAGATGATCGCGTCCGAGAACTTCGCGCCGGTGTCCGTGTTGCAGGCCCAGGGCTCGGTGCTCACCAACAAGTACGCCGAGGGCTACCCCGGGCGCCGCTACTACGGCGGCTGCGAGCACGTCGACGTCCTCGAACAGCTCGCCATCGACCGCGTCAAGGCGCTGTTCGGCGCGGGGTTCGCCAACGTCCAGCCGCACTCGGGCGCCCAGGCGAACGCCGCCGCGATGGCCGCGCTCATCAAGCCCGGCGACAAGATCCTCGGCCTCTCGCTGGCCCACGGCGGCCACCTGACCCACGGCATGCGGATCAACTTCTCCGGCCTGCTCTACGACGTCGCGGCGTACGAAGTGTCCGAAAAGGACTACCGCGTCGACATGGCCGAGGTCGAGCGGCTGGCGAAGGAGCACCGGCCGAAGCTGATCATCGCCGGGTGGTCGGCCTACCCGCGGCAGCTCGACTTCGCCCGGTTCCGCGAGATCGCCGACGAGGTCGGCGCGTACCTGATGGTCGACATGGCCCACTTCGCCGGGCTGGTCGCCGCGGGGCTGCACCCGTCGCCGGTGCCGCACGCGCACGTCACGACGACCACCACGCACAAGACCCTCGGCGGCCCGCGCGGCGGCGTCGTGCTCACCGATGACCCGGCGCTCGCCAAGAAGGTCAATTCCGCGGTCTTCCCCGGTCAGCAGGGCGGTCCGCTCGAGCACGTCATCGCCGCCAAGGCCGTCGCGTTCAAGATGGCCGCCGAGCCCGAGTTCGTCGAACGCCAGCAACACACTCTGCGTGGCGCGAAGCTCCTCGCCGAACGGCTGCTGGTCGAGGAGGACATCTCCGTCCTGACCGGCGGCACCGACGTCCACCTCGTGCTCGCCGACCTGCGCGATTCCCAGCTGGACGGCAAGCAGGCCGAGGACCGGCTGCACGAGGTCGGCATCACCGTCAACCGCAACGCCGTCCCGTTCGACCCGCGGCCGCCGATGGTGACGTCCGGCCTGCGGATCGGCACGCCCGCCCTGGCCACCCGCGGCTTCGGCGACGCCGAGTTCCGCGAGGCCGCCGACGTCATCGCCGAAGCGTTGAAGCCGGGCTTCGACGTCGAGAAGCTGCGCGCTCGCGTCACCGCGCTGGCCGAGGCGTTCCCGCTGTACCCGAAGGAGGGCGCATGA